One window from the genome of Acuticoccus sp. I52.16.1 encodes:
- the proB gene encoding glutamate 5-kinase translates to MAAGRLSTARRIVVKLGSALMVGKDGVRAAWLATLAADLAKLHAASDVVIVSSGAIALGRGPIGYGLRPLRLEESQAAAAVGQIALAAEWSAALAAQGMRAAQVLLTLRDTEERRAYLNARSTIAELLRAGVVPVINENDTIATTEIRYGDNDRLAARVAAMISADCLVLLSDVDGLYTAPPATDPTATFVAEVPHLTEEIWAMAGDAGSALSRGGMKTKIDAARIATEAGVTMVIASGHVDHPLDAVDRGGRATWFRPRSDPQTARKVWIAGSLHATGALHLDQGAVAAVRAGRSLLPAGVTAVDGDFARGDAVRLLDSEGREFGRGLVAYDARDARLIAGQKTRTIAERVGPRMRRTMVHRDDMALNAAPPEDL, encoded by the coding sequence ATCGCCGCCGGCCGTCTCTCCACGGCCCGGCGCATCGTCGTCAAACTCGGGTCGGCGCTGATGGTCGGCAAAGACGGGGTACGGGCCGCATGGCTCGCCACCCTCGCCGCCGACCTCGCCAAATTGCACGCAGCGTCAGACGTCGTCATCGTATCCTCCGGCGCGATCGCCCTGGGGCGAGGGCCCATCGGCTACGGACTGCGCCCGCTGCGTCTGGAGGAGAGCCAGGCCGCCGCTGCTGTCGGGCAGATCGCGCTGGCCGCCGAATGGTCCGCCGCGCTGGCCGCGCAGGGCATGCGCGCCGCGCAGGTCCTGCTGACGCTGCGGGACACCGAGGAGCGCCGCGCCTACCTCAATGCGCGATCGACGATCGCCGAGCTCCTGCGCGCCGGTGTCGTCCCGGTGATCAACGAGAACGACACCATCGCGACCACCGAAATCCGCTACGGCGACAATGATCGCCTGGCGGCGCGCGTCGCCGCGATGATCTCGGCCGACTGCCTCGTCCTGCTCTCGGACGTCGACGGCCTCTATACCGCCCCGCCGGCGACCGACCCCACCGCCACCTTTGTTGCCGAGGTCCCGCACCTCACCGAGGAGATCTGGGCGATGGCCGGCGACGCGGGATCGGCCCTGTCGCGCGGCGGCATGAAGACGAAGATCGACGCCGCACGCATCGCCACGGAAGCCGGCGTGACGATGGTCATCGCCTCCGGCCACGTCGATCATCCACTCGACGCGGTCGATCGCGGCGGACGTGCCACGTGGTTCCGCCCGCGCTCCGATCCGCAGACCGCGCGAAAGGTCTGGATCGCCGGGTCTTTGCACGCCACCGGGGCACTGCACCTCGATCAGGGTGCGGTCGCCGCCGTTCGTGCGGGCCGGAGCCTTTTGCCGGCCGGCGTGACCGCGGTCGACGGCGACTTCGCGCGCGGCGATGCCGTCCGGCTCCTGGACTCCGAGGGGCGCGAGTTCGGCCGCGGCCTCGTCGCCTACGATGCCCGGGACGCGCGCTTGATCGCCGGCCAGAAAACACGAACAATCGCCGAGCGCGTGGGCCCACGCATGCGCCGCACCATGGTTCATCGGGACGACATGGCGCTGAATGCCGCGCCTCCGGAGGATTTGTGA
- a CDS encoding nicotinate-nucleotide adenylyltransferase — translation MPTGYADVPRSYLKPPGAGFGQRIALFGGSFNPPHPGHRAVADTALRRLGVDRVWWMVTPGNPLKSNKELLPLLERIRLTERLADHPRMIVTAFEAAAGVRYSADAIGYLTRRYPAVRFVWLMGADNLATLHRWQGWRRIVRTVPVAVVDRPGASLPAISSTAARAFAAARRPESQAGALAWATPPAWVFLHAPLNPNSSTALRELRRNVCRPQ, via the coding sequence TTGCCGACGGGGTATGCGGACGTTCCGCGGTCATATCTGAAGCCACCTGGGGCCGGGTTCGGCCAGCGGATCGCCTTGTTCGGCGGATCGTTCAATCCACCGCATCCGGGGCATCGCGCAGTGGCCGACACCGCGCTTCGCAGACTCGGCGTAGATCGCGTCTGGTGGATGGTGACACCCGGCAATCCCTTGAAGTCCAACAAGGAACTGCTTCCCCTCCTGGAGCGGATCCGGCTCACTGAACGGCTTGCCGATCATCCCCGGATGATCGTCACCGCCTTCGAAGCCGCGGCGGGGGTGCGCTACTCCGCAGATGCGATCGGGTATTTGACGAGACGTTATCCCGCCGTCCGCTTCGTCTGGCTGATGGGCGCCGACAATCTGGCAACGCTTCATCGGTGGCAGGGATGGAGGCGCATCGTGCGTACCGTTCCGGTTGCGGTGGTGGACCGGCCCGGCGCATCGCTGCCTGCGATCTCCTCGACCGCGGCACGTGCCTTCGCCGCTGCACGCCGCCCCGAATCCCAGGCCGGAGCTCTGGCCTGGGCCACGCCTCCCGCGTGGGTCTTTCTGCACGCACCGCTGAACCCGAACTCGTCCACAGCGCTCCGGGAGTTGCGCCGCAACGTATGTCGGCCGCAATGA
- a CDS encoding glutamate-5-semialdehyde dehydrogenase — protein sequence MTVIPLARDGFDADTHIAELGRKARAAQAVVALASTATKRAALAAMAHEVRTAADAILAANANDIADMDTASAFRDRASMTAERIEAMAAAIDVIAALPDPVGHVLASWERPNGLKIDRVATPLGVVGVIYESRPNVTADAAALCLLAGNAVILRSGSETLSTAAAIADALRRGLLAHALPADAIQLVPTKDRAAVGAMLAGAHGGIDVIVPRGGRSLVERVQSEARVPVFAHLEGLCHIFVHGTADLDMAREVVVNAKMRRPGICGAVETLLVDTACAATHLPAIVEALATAGCEVRGDARAQSLAPMAPATDVDFATEYLAPIISVAVVDGIDGALSHIARYSSHHTDAILTSEAEAAERFLAEVDSAIVMVNASTQFADGGEFGMGGEIGIATGRMHARGPVGVEQLTTFNYRVRGAGQIRP from the coding sequence GTGACCGTCATCCCTCTCGCCCGCGACGGGTTCGACGCGGACACTCACATCGCAGAACTCGGCCGGAAGGCGCGCGCCGCCCAGGCCGTGGTCGCGCTCGCCTCGACCGCCACCAAACGCGCAGCCCTCGCCGCGATGGCGCACGAGGTCCGGACCGCGGCCGACGCCATACTGGCCGCGAACGCCAACGATATCGCCGACATGGACACCGCCAGCGCCTTCCGAGATCGCGCGTCCATGACGGCCGAGCGTATCGAAGCGATGGCCGCTGCGATCGATGTCATTGCGGCGCTGCCGGACCCGGTCGGTCACGTGCTGGCCTCGTGGGAGCGGCCCAATGGGCTGAAGATCGACCGCGTCGCGACCCCGCTGGGAGTCGTCGGCGTGATCTACGAGAGTCGGCCCAACGTCACCGCCGATGCCGCGGCGCTGTGCCTGCTGGCCGGCAACGCCGTGATCCTGCGCTCCGGTTCGGAGACCCTCTCGACCGCTGCGGCAATCGCCGATGCGCTGCGACGCGGTCTCCTCGCCCATGCCTTGCCGGCCGACGCGATCCAGCTCGTGCCGACGAAGGATCGCGCCGCGGTGGGTGCCATGCTGGCCGGCGCCCATGGTGGAATCGACGTCATCGTACCGCGCGGCGGTCGATCCCTCGTCGAGCGGGTGCAGTCCGAGGCCCGGGTTCCGGTCTTCGCGCACCTCGAGGGGCTGTGCCACATCTTCGTTCACGGAACCGCCGACCTCGATATGGCGCGCGAGGTCGTCGTGAACGCCAAGATGCGTCGCCCCGGGATCTGTGGCGCGGTCGAAACCTTGCTCGTCGACACGGCATGTGCGGCGACCCACCTCCCTGCAATCGTGGAGGCTCTCGCCACCGCCGGATGTGAAGTCCGGGGTGACGCGCGCGCTCAAAGCCTCGCACCCATGGCGCCCGCGACCGACGTCGATTTCGCCACAGAATATCTGGCGCCGATCATCTCGGTGGCTGTCGTCGACGGCATCGACGGCGCGCTCTCGCACATCGCGCGCTACTCCTCGCATCACACCGACGCCATTTTGACCAGTGAAGCAGAGGCCGCCGAACGCTTCCTCGCCGAGGTCGATTCGGCCATCGTGATGGTCAATGCCTCGACCCAGTTCGCCGACGGAGGCGAGTTCGGAATGGGCGGCGAGATCGGCATTGCGACCGGCCGAATGCATGCCCGAGGTCCGGTCGGGGTGGAGCAGCTGACCACCTTCAACTACCGCGTCCGTGGGGCGGGCCAGATCCGTCCGTGA
- the obgE gene encoding GTPase ObgE — MKFLDQAKVYIRSGNGGNGAVSFRREKFVEHGGPDGGDGGRGGDVWVQAVEGLNTLIDFRYQQHFRAGAGEGGSGRNRTGANGQDAVLRVPVGTVVLSEDKETILADLTEADQRVCLLRGGNGGFGNQRFKSSINQAPRRANPGLQGEELAIWLRLKLIADAGLVGLPNAGKSTFLSAVSAAKPKVADYPFTTLHPHLGIATVDSRRLVVADIPGLIEGASEGIGIGDRFLGHIERCAVLLHLVDGTSDDIASDYLTVERELELYGAGLADKPRVVVVSKADAVADPDQTVAELAAASDRPVLLISAASGQGMTEVLRALVRIVADERAEDEPEDTTWRP, encoded by the coding sequence ATGAAATTTCTCGATCAAGCCAAAGTCTACATACGCTCGGGCAACGGCGGCAACGGCGCCGTCTCGTTCCGGCGCGAGAAATTCGTCGAGCACGGCGGCCCGGACGGCGGCGACGGCGGACGCGGAGGCGACGTGTGGGTCCAGGCCGTCGAAGGCCTCAATACGCTGATCGACTTCCGCTACCAGCAGCATTTCCGGGCCGGTGCCGGCGAAGGCGGGTCAGGGCGCAACCGCACCGGCGCGAACGGCCAGGACGCGGTGCTGCGTGTCCCGGTCGGCACCGTCGTCCTGTCGGAGGACAAGGAAACGATCCTTGCCGACCTCACCGAGGCCGACCAGCGCGTCTGCCTTCTGCGCGGCGGCAACGGCGGCTTTGGCAACCAGCGCTTCAAGTCCTCCATCAACCAGGCCCCACGCCGCGCCAACCCCGGCCTTCAGGGCGAGGAGCTGGCGATCTGGCTGCGCCTCAAGCTGATCGCCGACGCCGGCCTCGTGGGTCTGCCCAATGCCGGCAAATCCACCTTCCTCTCCGCAGTCTCCGCCGCCAAGCCGAAGGTGGCCGACTACCCGTTCACCACGCTGCATCCCCATCTCGGCATTGCTACCGTGGACAGCCGGCGCCTCGTCGTCGCCGACATTCCGGGGCTGATCGAGGGTGCCAGCGAAGGCATCGGCATCGGTGACCGCTTCCTCGGCCACATCGAGCGCTGCGCCGTGCTCCTGCACCTCGTCGACGGCACGTCGGACGACATCGCCTCCGATTATCTCACGGTGGAGCGCGAACTCGAACTCTACGGCGCCGGTCTGGCGGACAAACCCCGCGTCGTCGTCGTCTCCAAAGCGGACGCCGTCGCCGATCCGGACCAAACCGTAGCGGAGCTGGCCGCGGCGAGTGATCGGCCGGTCCTCCTGATCTCGGCGGCGAGCGGGCAGGGGATGACCGAGGTCCTGCGCGCGCTGGTGCGTATCGTGGCCGACGAACGCGCCGAGGACGAGCCCGAGGACACCACATGGCGGCCCTGA